DNA sequence from the Cellulophaga sp. HaHaR_3_176 genome:
ATTTTTGCAGATATTGACGGGATGGATATTGAGGTAGATACTGAAGATGTCGATAAATTTATTGAAACAGTAAAAATGATTGCACCAACATTTGGTGGAATTAACTTAGAAGATATTAAGGCTCCAGAAGCTTTTGAAATAGAAAGAAGATTAAAAGAGGAGTTAGATATTCCTGTAATGCATGATGATCAGCATGGAACTGCGATTATTTCTGCAGCGGCACTTTTAAATGCTTTAGAAATATCAGAGAAAAAAATAGAAGATGTACGTATCGTAATTAGTGGAGCGGGAGCTGCTGCTGTTTCTTGTACAAGATTGTATAAAGCCTTTGGAGCGAGAGACGAGAATATCGTTATGATCGATAGTAAGGGGGTAATTAGAAAAGATAGAGATAATCTGTCAAAAGAAAAATTAGAATTTGCATCTGACCGTAAAATTGACACATTGCATGAAGCAATGGTTGACGCTAACGTATTTGTAGGTTTATCAATTGCAGATGTTGTTACTCCAGATATGTTGTTAGCTATGGCAGACAATCCTATCGTTTTTGCAATGGCTAATCCTGATCCAGAAATTGCTTATGATTTAGCAATAAAAACAAGAAAAGATATTATAATGGCTACAGGCCGTTCTGATCATCCTAATCAGGTGAATAATGTATTAGGTTTTCCATTTATTTTTAGAGGTGCTTTAGATGTTAGAGCAACTAAAATAAACGAAGAAATGAAAATGGCAGCTGTAGTTGCACTAGCTGATTTGGCTAAGCAACCAGTGCCAGAGCAAGTGAATATTGCTTACGGAGAAACAAGACTTACTTTCGGAAAAGAATATATTATTCCTAAGCCATTTGATCCTAGGCTTATTGCTGAAATTCCTCCTGCAGTTGCTAAAGCAGCTATGGAGAGTGGTGTAGCTAAAAACCCAATAGAAGATTGGGATAAGTATAAGGAAGAGTTGTTACAGCGTTTAGGTAATGATAATAAAATTGTTCGCTTGCTGCATAACAGAGCGAAAATGAACCCGAAAAAGATTGTTTTTGCAGAAGCTGAACATCTTGATGTTTTAAAAGCAGCTCAAATAGCTTACGAAGAGGGAATTGCAATTCCGATTTTATTAGGTAATAAAGAAGTTATTTTAGAGCTTAAAAAAGAATTAGATTTTGATGCAGACCTTACTATTTTAGATCCTAAGGATAAAGAATCTGTAGAAAAAAGAGATCGCTACGCAACGAAATACTGGGAAACTAGAAAAAGAAGCGGAGTAACATTATATGGTGCTAAATCTAAAATGCGCGAGCGTAATTATTTCGGAGCAATGATGGTTGTAGAAGGTGATGCAGACGGAATGATTTCTGGTTATTCAAGAGCATACCCAACTGTAGTGAAGCCGATTTTTGAAGTTGTAGGTCGTGCAGCTAATGTTAAAAAAGTAGCTACAGTAAACATTATGATAACAGAAAGAGGCCCGATGTTTTTGGCAGATACGTCTATCAATATTGATCCAACTGCTGCTGAGATTGCC
Encoded proteins:
- a CDS encoding NADP-dependent malic enzyme produces the protein MSKESKRREALVYHAKPQPGKIKIVPTKPYATQRDLALAYSPGVAEPCLEIAKDKDNAYKYTSKGNLVAVISNGTAVLGLGNIGPEASKPVMEGKGLLFKIFADIDGMDIEVDTEDVDKFIETVKMIAPTFGGINLEDIKAPEAFEIERRLKEELDIPVMHDDQHGTAIISAAALLNALEISEKKIEDVRIVISGAGAAAVSCTRLYKAFGARDENIVMIDSKGVIRKDRDNLSKEKLEFASDRKIDTLHEAMVDANVFVGLSIADVVTPDMLLAMADNPIVFAMANPDPEIAYDLAIKTRKDIIMATGRSDHPNQVNNVLGFPFIFRGALDVRATKINEEMKMAAVVALADLAKQPVPEQVNIAYGETRLTFGKEYIIPKPFDPRLIAEIPPAVAKAAMESGVAKNPIEDWDKYKEELLQRLGNDNKIVRLLHNRAKMNPKKIVFAEAEHLDVLKAAQIAYEEGIAIPILLGNKEVILELKKELDFDADLTILDPKDKESVEKRDRYATKYWETRKRSGVTLYGAKSKMRERNYFGAMMVVEGDADGMISGYSRAYPTVVKPIFEVVGRAANVKKVATVNIMITERGPMFLADTSINIDPTAAEIAEIAKMTANVATTFGFDPVMALLSYANFGSSSHPNATKVREAARILHETNPDLVVDGEIQMDFALNKELHDGKFPFSKLAGKKVNTLIFPNLESANITYKLLKELNKAESIGPIMLGLKKSVHILQLGAGVDEMVNMAAIAVIDVQQREKRKKAK